In a genomic window of Erigeron canadensis isolate Cc75 chromosome 5, C_canadensis_v1, whole genome shotgun sequence:
- the LOC122600606 gene encoding uncharacterized protein LOC122600606, which translates to MSILWEKSSAWRWMVRKTRDSKPFFFGFAGCCVVVPCIVGYYVMQFTNIRNDQLESQLRRDARPDTLMMGKVNKERLGEFLGELQRKEDTNDRYVAALKGETLTRNPYVRIQPVTSPAPSEVSNGKK; encoded by the exons atgtcGATATTGTGGGAGAAAAGCTCAGCGTGGCGATGGATGGTGAGGAAAACCCGTGATTCGAAGCCATTTTTCTTTGGTTTTGCGGGCTGCTGTGTTGTAGTCCCTTGTATTGTGGGCTACTACGTTATGCAATTCACTAATATCCGCAACGATCAACTTGAATCTCAACTCCGTCGCGACGCTCGTCCCGATACTCTT AtgatgggaaaagtgaataaaGAGAGGCTCGGAGAGTTTCTTGGGGAACTGCAGAGGAAGGAAGATACAAACGATCGGTACGTTGCTGCTTTGAAGGGAGAGACTTTAACCAGAAATCCGTATGTAAGAATTCAACCTGTCACAAGTCCAGCCCCCTCTGAAGTTAGCAATGGTAAAAAGTAG
- the LOC122599572 gene encoding myb family transcription factor APL, with the protein MFHTKKAASGSTTAMNSLHHHNHHHERSSNMCGGGNSSSGHVGTIQGDSGLVLTTDPKPRLRWTVELHERFVDAVAQLGGPDKATPKTIMRVMGVKGLTLYHLKSHLQKFRLGKQPHKEFNDHNIKDSERASALELQRNTTASSSGMMGRSMNEMQIEVQRRLHEQLEVQRHLQLRIEAQGKYMQTILEKACQTLAGDQSMAAAAAAAGYTNNNGNKAVGSNQAGIGMNMNMSMNINASTSSTSHLDQPHHRVMMMPGDHHMPTAMKDFGSLNFPSFQDLNLYGTSPSPSPPAVAAAGTAVARKSPLMWSDEELNLQDDHHHHHHHRQPDQHRHHHHHIGVLSNNNSSEGGGDGNCDLDSSSLPSHLFETKPLTLGSNHHHNNMDHHSSSSSSHLGLGPIMDHHPKKVERTSSPRRPPLSSNSSMDNMRATLSTTTNSNSNMSPQGRSSSFG; encoded by the exons ATGTTCCATACGAAGAAAGCAGCTTCGGGTTCGACGACTGCTATGAATTCACTTCATCATCATAACCATCATCATGAAAGATCATCCAACATGTGTGGTGGTGGTAATAGCTCTTCTGGTCATGTTGGCACCATACAAGGCGACTCGGGTCTCGTCCTCACCACTGACCCTAAACCGAGGCTTAGGTGGACCGTCGAGCTCCACGAACGCTTCGTTGATGCTGTTGCTCAGCTTGGAGGACCAGACA AGGCAACACCAAAGACAATCATGAGAGTTATGGGTGTAAAGGGTCTCACTCTTTACCATCTTAAGAGTCATCTTCAG AAATTCAGGCTAGGAAAGCAACCTCACAAGGAATTCAATGATCACAACATCAAAGACAGTGAAAGAG CTTCAGCTTTAGAACTTCAAAGAAACACTACTGCGTCGTCTTCTGGAATGATGGGCCGGAGTATGAATGA GATGCAGATTGAAGTACAAAGAAGACTTCATGAACAATTAGAG GTACAACGGCATCTGCAATTAAGGATAGAAGCGCAAGGAAAATACATGCAGACAATACTCGAAAAAGCTTGTCAAACTCTAGCTGGAGATCAAAGCATGGCGGCCGCTGCTGCTGCAGCTGGTTACACTAATAATAATGGTAATAAAGCGGTTGGAAGTAATCAAGCAGGCATCGgaatgaatatgaatatgagtATGAATATCAATGCAAGCACTAGTAGTACTAGTCATCTTGATCAACCTCACCATCGAGTGATGATGATGCCAGGTGATCATCACATGCCGACCGCTATGAAGGACTTTGGGTCTCTCAACTTTCCATCTTTCCAAGATCTTAATCTTTATGGCACTTCACCATCGCCATCTCCACCAGCCGTCGCAGCAGCAG GTACTGCTGTAGCCCGAAAGAGCCCCTTAATGTGGTCAGATGAAGAACTTAACCTTCAAGAtgaccatcatcatcatcatcatcatcgacaACCAGATCAGCAtcgtcatcatcaccatcatatcGGAGTACTATCTAACAACAACAGTTCCGAAGGAGGAGGAGATGGTAATTGCGATCTAGATTCGTCGTCTCTTCCCAGCCATCTTTTTGAAACAAAGCCATTAACTTTAGGAAGCAATCATCATCACAATAACATGGatcatcattcatcatcatcgtcatctcaTCTTGGGTTAGGGCCAATAATGGATCATCATCCGAAGAAAGTGGAGAGAACGTCGTCTCCAAGAAGACCGCCGTTGTCATCAAATAGTTCTATGGATAACATGAGAGCCACTCTTTCGACTACTACTAACAGTAATTCCAATATGTCTCCTCAAGGAAGAAGCTCTTCCTTCGGCTAG